One Schistocerca cancellata isolate TAMUIC-IGC-003103 chromosome 1, iqSchCanc2.1, whole genome shotgun sequence genomic region harbors:
- the LOC126129120 gene encoding piggyBac transposable element-derived protein 4-like translates to MALKNIIFTNFLIDENDPLDGEPSGRPEDEAVDIIVTTNTTGHCSLPYSSGQWTDDDTITPRLPVFSESCGIQDGIDQHSSVFDCFMYFFDEELVRLIKRETNCYTRMTIETLSATGKLKPQSVWHKWTTVKLSELCKYFGIILHMCLVSKPKLTDYWSTNPVLQSSFAAKCLPRDRFLSILRMLHLVDNATYIPKNQVGHNPIHKVRPIFNRCVTQSGKAYKPGERNLPFSW, encoded by the exons ATGGCCTT aaaaaatataatttttacgaATTTTCTTATAGATGAAAACGATCCCTTGGATGGTGAACCAtcaggaagacctgaagatgaggctGTTGACATCATTGTCACAACAAACACAACTGGTCATTGCAGTTTGCCATATTCTTCTGGTCAGTGGACAGATGACGATACAATCACACCCCGGCTTCCtgttttttctgaatcctgtgGAATTCAAGATGGGATTGACCAACATTCTTCAGTGTTTGATTGTTTCATGTACTTTTTCGATGAAGAACTGGTGAGACTGATCAAACGAGAGACAAACTGCTACACTAGAATGACAATAGAGACACTAAGTGCGACAGGAAAACTGAAGCCTCAGTCAGTGTGGCATAAGTGGACAACAGTGAAACTCAGTgaactgtgtaaatattttggtattattttgcatatgtgccTAGTCAGTAAACCAAAACTGACTGACTACTGGTCAACAAATCCCGTGTTGCAGTCCTCATTTGCGGCAAAGTGTCTGCCAAGAGATAGATTTTTGTCAATTCTACGAATGTTACATCTCGTAGATAACGCAACATATATTCCTAAAAACCAGGTAGGTCACAATCCTATTCATAAGGTAAGACCTATATTCAACAGATGTGTGACCCAAAGTGGAAAGGCTTACAAGCCAGGTGAAAGGAATTTGCCCTTTTCATGGTAG